TTTCAGTATCTCGGGAAAGCTCCTTGTTTTGCCTCGACATGACCGTTAGATGATTTTGACTCCATAAATCCCGATAATCCGCTACCCAAAAAAGCTCAGGATTTGCCACTTTCATGTCGTACCCAATCAAATGGGATGCAGCAGGGCCGTAGGTACTGACCACCAAATCCACGTCAAGGGCCAAGCGCCCCGCTATTGGCCTTGCAGAGTAACGCCAACTTAACCGCGGATCAATTGAGATGATACTTCTTTTATTTACCCAGTTTTTTATCTTTTTTGCTAAAGTTCGAACGGCATCAAAATTTAAGACTTTTTTTATTAGTTTGAGACGCGTAGATCCTATTACTTCAATTACTTTGACTCCCTCGATAGGCGGGAGGTCTAAGTCAAGTGGTTCATCATACAGTTGTTTATTGGCCGTTAAAATAGTTACGCTTGCGCCAGCTTCAGACCAATAACGCGCCCAAGCATAGGGACGATGCGTTCCAATAGCATTGCGGGGCGGCCAGTTATAAGTGATTATTGCGATACGTAAATTTTTCATGGAATGCCCATCAAAACACTTAATAATGTTTGTTTAATATTATAATATAAAATTCAATTATCTCATTATTTATTTAGTGAATTATTTTAAAACCCAATAAAATATTTATTACATCTACCGAGAAAATAATAGCACCTAATAGCCGATAATTAATAAAATTAATTATTTTGATGGCGATAGATTGGCTATATTTAATGCACTTTATTCAGTATCTTATTTTTAATGTTTAAAATTACAGACCACTCACAGCTATTTAAATATGTGAGAATTATTGATTAAGGTGTTTTTCGCGGAAATTATCATCAATTACGCCTGAAAACGCGAAGAAGAAATACAATTAGGACGCCGAACACACCTCCCACTAAGGTGGAAATGACCGATATAAAGGCACGGTTAGGCTCACTCTTATCTTGTGGCGCCACAGGTGGATCGATCGTTTCAAAAACGTATTCATTATGAGCGCTAGCTAGCATTACAGTGCGAGTTTCGCTCTCAATAAGTTGGTAGAACACCTGCTTCATGTCGGCTAGACCCGTTTGGTTAAGTTTGGCTTCCAGATAGGCGATTCGAGCTTGGGCCTTTTTTACGTCTTTCCGGCGCATATGTTCATTGACATCGTTTACTAGCAATTCTGCCCAGTTTTTAGCCGCAGGTGGAGACTTACTTTTGACGCTTATGGTCACCATACCGGTTTCAATATTATTGGAGATGGCTAAGTGGTCTTCCTTAAATTTTTTGACCATATCCCAGGCTGTGGGCTCTAAGCTTATACCATCTTCTCCTGTTTGCCATTCGTCAGCATTGGGATTATAGATTTTTCTATCGATAACCCAGTTCTGTTTTTCGGTATCCCAAGCTTTGGCTGCCATAAGTGGAATCTTAAGATTGTGGCGGCGAATAAAGCTTGCAAGAAAAGCGTGGGATTGGAGCACTTCTTTGGCCACGACCGTTTGGTTAGCGCCGCCGCCACCGATGTTTATGCCAGCCAAACTTGCCAGGCCGCCAAGCTGGCCGCCGAGGCTGCCGCCGCTTTCATCCTGTGCTGGAGCAAGCAGCACGCTTGCCTGATAGATATTCGGTTTACTGAGAGCGTAGGCAACCCCGGCCACCGCAAAAAGGAAGGTGGTAGCAAGAATAGTCCACTTGCCTCTCCAGAGAGTTGCAAAGAGTGCCCTTAGGTCGATCTCGTCATCTGAGTAATGATTCTGTTCTGGACCTTGGTTCATCACAAGTTCCCCACAGCCGCGGCACCAAGCGCCATCTGATAGACAATCTGGCTGACATTACTCCAGAGCTCCAGCTGGTTCAGCCGCTCAACATCAATCGGCACGATGATAGTGTCGCCCGGCTGCAATTTCTGACTACGGCTACCAAACCAGGCGCTTTTCTCCGGCAACATTACTGAGCCGTCTGCCTTCACAACGTATACCCGTTCTTCATCCGCCTGACGCGTTGGGCCGCCGCTGCGTTCCAGGTAGTCGTCCACGGTCAGGCCTGCTGAATGAAGGTGGCTGGTTGGGAACTGGACTTCACCGAACACGCTGACCGCCTGTGGGATGGTTGGCACGTTCAAGGTATCGCCATCCTGCAGGAGTATGGCCTGGTAATCCGTTTCAGCCACTACGGCCTGAAGATCGATGACCATTCTTCCAACCGGGCGGCTGCTCTGTACGTCTTCAAGCAGGCCCTGTACTTCCTCTACACGCTGGGCGTTCTCGCCGCCAAAGGAATTGCCTTTGAGCTGCACACCGAGCAAATCGCCCTGAAGGCGCTCTTCCGCCTCACGAAGGCGTTGCGCTTCCAATTGGCGGAGTTTTTCCCGGGTGAATACTGCGCCGCGGGGGAAGGCGTTATCCGTCAGGCCACCGGCGCGCTCTAATACATCACGAAGGGTCTCACCCTGACGGAAGGTGTACTGGCCGGGATAGCGCACTTCGCCTGCCAGCGTGATGGTGCGGTTGGCTCCGAATGCCGGGATGGATTTGATCAGCAGCCTGTCCCGGCTCTGAAGGCGCACATCCGAATTGCCAAGCATGGCTGCGGCAAGGTCGATCTGGATGATTCGGGTCTGCTCGATACCATTGTCATCGGTGTAGCGGCGGGCAAGCTCTGCAGAAAGCATCGAGGCGGAATCGTTCAGGCCGCCGGCTACGAAAATTGCGTTCTTCACTGTGCCTGTCGCGGGCAAGGGATATTCACCGGGGTAACGAACGGGCCCGGAAATTCGGAGAGTCTGTTGTGGTGCGTAAGGGCCCGCTTGCGCTTTCAGGCGCTTGAGCACCGGATCAAACAATGCCGCCCTGGTGAACTGCTCCGCTTTGCGCTTTAGCTCTTCCTGGGCTTTCTGTTCTTTCTCGTCCTGACTGATGTCACGGTTTTGTGCTTCCGGCTGCCGGTTCGTCTGGCTGCCCTGGGTTTGCTGCTGTCGGCCCTCTTTCTGGCCTCCCGGAAGATTAAATGAAATTTTGCCTGTGTTTGTGAAGAACAGAAGCTGGTCTTTTTCCTGCAGCATCAGGTCTTCCGCGCTTCCGGGAGAAGCTACAGCTTCGCGAAGCTGCAGGTTCACCACGGAGATTCTTTTGGTTTCAGGATCCGTGCGCACAATGGCCGCATAGTTGGTATCTGCAAAATCCAGCAGATCCGCATCCAGATTCCGGATGATGGAGCTGACGCGCATGCCCGGCACCCAGGCGAATTTACCCGTTCGGGTAGCAGCGCCTTTGATTTCCACATACTGGCCGGTTACGTCAGCGATGGAAGCCACTGAAACCCTGTCCCCGGATTTCACCCGGACCTGCTTGCCGGAGTTCTCAGTCAGATCGGCTTCGGCAATGATGCGTAGAAAGTTTTCATTGGTGCGTTCGATGCGTGTGATCTGCGGGTAGGCCTGGGGCGTCAGGCCGCCCGCAAGTTCAACAAGCGCGTCCAGACTGGTGCCGGGCTCGATCTCATAAAGCGCTGGTCGGTAGACCTCTCCATCAATGCCTGCGCGGGGGCCGACGGAGGGAACAAAGATAACGTCGCCGGCCTGAAGGCGGGCGTCGTCCGAGGTATCGCCGTCAAGCAGCAGGTCGTAAAGATCCAACGTGCCGACCAGTTTGCCGTCACGTTTGTGTTGCACGTTCCGGAGGGAGCCCGTTTTTTTGATACCCCCGGAAACGTACAGCGCGTTGGTAATGGTCGACAGTGAGCTTACGCTATAGGAGCCAGGGGTTCTGGCCTGCCCGAGCACAAACACGCGAATACTGCGCAGCTCCCCCAGCGAGACGGCGGCTTTTACACCGATGTATTGTTCAGATACCAGCTGATTAATGTAATCCCGGGTCTGCTGAAAGGTCAGCCCCGCAACGGACACCGGGCCACGCTCGGGAAAATCAATGGTGCCATCGCGGGATACCGGCAGTTCCAGTTGCTGGTTCTTGTTGCCCCACAGCTGGACTTTCAAAACATCGCCCGGCCCCATGGTGTATTCCGCCGGTACGGGGATTTCGGTTACCGGTGCGAAGGTGGTGGGTGTACCGGCAAACAGCTCGTAGCCGTAAGGCTCCAGGCCGTTATTTTTCTCCGCGAAAGCTTTGTCTTTCTTTTCCTGTTTCTCCGCCGCCTCGCGGGCCTTCTGCTCGCTCTCCTGCAGAGGTTTCACTACGTCCTGCGCTGGCTGTTCCGGGCGGGATTGGCTCGCCGAGCCAGTTATTTGTTCCAGGTCCACGCCATATTGGCTTGCGAGAGCTTCCTGCTGGGCCTTGGGCAAAGACCTGAATTGCTCGATCTGTGCGGGCGTTATGGATTGAGCATGGGCAGCAAGCACGGGCAGGAAAGCGAATGCCAGGATCAGTTTTTGTTTCAGAGTCACAGTCTACATGTCCGGTTGATTTACTGAATGTCAGAAACGGTAACGCCAGGATGCAGAAAGTGCCCACTGGCCTTTCTCGCCCCCGACAAATTGAAGCTTTTTATTGGTATAGCTGGCGTTAAGGTCCAACCATCCTTCGAATACCTGGGTGCCATAGCTGGATTCCAGCACAGCAATGTTCTGGTCTCGCTTTGGCAGATAGGCAAACACGTCGGCATCGGTGACGTTTGCTCCAACGGCGCCATCCTTGTTCAAGCGTGCGGCTGTGATGTTGACGCCTAGATTACTGCCATCCGGGAAAAAGTTGAACACCCCGAAAGTGAGCGCTTCGGCGTCGCCGTCGATGCTTGCGCCCATGCTTCGGCCGTAATAGTGGTAGCCTGTCTGGTAGCGGAAGTGGTCATAGGTGATGTTGGGCATGGGGTCGCCGAGGATGTCGTCAGCGAGGGTATTGGCGTATTCCAGATACCACTGCTGGTCTTGGGCGAAAAATGCGCTGGTCCAGTCTGTGCCGAATAGCCAGGATTTTCGTGCGGGGAAGGCGCCTGCTTCATCCTCACCCATCATCTGGGTGTATAGGCCCATGCTCTGGTCGCCCAACGCAAAGCCGTAGCGCACATCAACACTGCCGAGCTGATTGCCCGGATCATTCGCCGCGCCACCCTGGGAATTGTCCCGTCCGATCAACATATCCCAGAGTGTTGAGAAATTCTCCGGGCGGCCCTCGCCGCCAAACATTAACATTCTGGACAAGCCTATATCCAGGCCTTCCAGAGGACGAAATGCGAAACGCATGCCTACCAGTTTGGCATCTGGCACCACCCTGTCGCTTTCGAGCTGGCCGGCAAAAACGCTGAACTGCCAGGGGCCGACCCATTGCAGCCATTGGGTTTCAGGGGCCGCTGTTTCGTTCCGGTTCAACCAGACGGCGGGCAATGGCCTGGCATTGTTTGAAAGAATAAGGCTGTGCTGCCAGCCCGGTCCCCACCAGCGGTCGATGGCCCCTGCGCCAACGACCCAGTTATTGACGGTTGCGGCCAGGTAGCTGCCATCGAACCGAAGCGTGTCATCGTCTTCCGGGTTTGCAGCGGCCGAGGGGCTGAGGCCGAAGGCCCAGTATCGGCCCTGCCATTGTAAGTCCAACCCCAATTCCCCTTTGTGCTCAGATTTCGCGGCGAAACTGCGCAAGAACGCGGGTTCCGTAGTTCCAGAAATGGCAGCTTCTGCCCTAAAACCCGGTGTCGCGTTGCGCTCCATTTCAAAACGCAGATAAGCATTGGCACCGTTGACTGATTCATCCCTCGCCAATGAAGACTGATCGACGCCGCCATAAACATTAGCCCAGGAGACGGGCCAGGTGGTTGCAACTCTGTCCAAATGACCCCGGTCTGCCAGTTTCTGGATGGCAAAGCGTGCACGGGGATCACCGGGTTCGATCCACGGGGCGGCCGTCGCTGCAGAGGCAAAAGTTAAGACGATCAGGCACGCTACCGCCCCACCGACCAGGGTCCAGTGTTTTGAGGTCATAGGCTTGCTTGTCAAAAGGAATAAGGCAGGGACGAATACAACGGCGAGGTCGTTCCCGGACTTGATCCCTGTCAGGTTGAGTGTGTTGCGAGTATTAGGAGTGTGAAGATTCTACGGCATCGAGGGTGTCACGCAAATGACAAAAAGGGATTGTTCGTGGTTTTGGGGTGGTTTTCGGGGTTAAGTTTTGTGAAAGAGTCAGGGGTGCATATTGTTTGGTTGAGTT
This DNA window, taken from Marinobacter halotolerans, encodes the following:
- a CDS encoding SLBB domain-containing protein, yielding MTLKQKLILAFAFLPVLAAHAQSITPAQIEQFRSLPKAQQEALASQYGVDLEQITGSASQSRPEQPAQDVVKPLQESEQKAREAAEKQEKKDKAFAEKNNGLEPYGYELFAGTPTTFAPVTEIPVPAEYTMGPGDVLKVQLWGNKNQQLELPVSRDGTIDFPERGPVSVAGLTFQQTRDYINQLVSEQYIGVKAAVSLGELRSIRVFVLGQARTPGSYSVSSLSTITNALYVSGGIKKTGSLRNVQHKRDGKLVGTLDLYDLLLDGDTSDDARLQAGDVIFVPSVGPRAGIDGEVYRPALYEIEPGTSLDALVELAGGLTPQAYPQITRIERTNENFLRIIAEADLTENSGKQVRVKSGDRVSVASIADVTGQYVEIKGAATRTGKFAWVPGMRVSSIIRNLDADLLDFADTNYAAIVRTDPETKRISVVNLQLREAVASPGSAEDLMLQEKDQLLFFTNTGKISFNLPGGQKEGRQQQTQGSQTNRQPEAQNRDISQDEKEQKAQEELKRKAEQFTRAALFDPVLKRLKAQAGPYAPQQTLRISGPVRYPGEYPLPATGTVKNAIFVAGGLNDSASMLSAELARRYTDDNGIEQTRIIQIDLAAAMLGNSDVRLQSRDRLLIKSIPAFGANRTITLAGEVRYPGQYTFRQGETLRDVLERAGGLTDNAFPRGAVFTREKLRQLEAQRLREAEERLQGDLLGVQLKGNSFGGENAQRVEEVQGLLEDVQSSRPVGRMVIDLQAVVAETDYQAILLQDGDTLNVPTIPQAVSVFGEVQFPTSHLHSAGLTVDDYLERSGGPTRQADEERVYVVKADGSVMLPEKSAWFGSRSQKLQPGDTIIVPIDVERLNQLELWSNVSQIVYQMALGAAAVGNL
- a CDS encoding capsule assembly Wzi family protein — its product is MTSKHWTLVGGAVACLIVLTFASAATAAPWIEPGDPRARFAIQKLADRGHLDRVATTWPVSWANVYGGVDQSSLARDESVNGANAYLRFEMERNATPGFRAEAAISGTTEPAFLRSFAAKSEHKGELGLDLQWQGRYWAFGLSPSAAANPEDDDTLRFDGSYLAATVNNWVVGAGAIDRWWGPGWQHSLILSNNARPLPAVWLNRNETAAPETQWLQWVGPWQFSVFAGQLESDRVVPDAKLVGMRFAFRPLEGLDIGLSRMLMFGGEGRPENFSTLWDMLIGRDNSQGGAANDPGNQLGSVDVRYGFALGDQSMGLYTQMMGEDEAGAFPARKSWLFGTDWTSAFFAQDQQWYLEYANTLADDILGDPMPNITYDHFRYQTGYHYYGRSMGASIDGDAEALTFGVFNFFPDGSNLGVNITAARLNKDGAVGANVTDADVFAYLPKRDQNIAVLESSYGTQVFEGWLDLNASYTNKKLQFVGGEKGQWALSASWRYRF
- a CDS encoding Wzz/FepE/Etk N-terminal domain-containing protein codes for the protein MNQGPEQNHYSDDEIDLRALFATLWRGKWTILATTFLFAVAGVAYALSKPNIYQASVLLAPAQDESGGSLGGQLGGLASLAGINIGGGGANQTVVAKEVLQSHAFLASFIRRHNLKIPLMAAKAWDTEKQNWVIDRKIYNPNADEWQTGEDGISLEPTAWDMVKKFKEDHLAISNNIETGMVTISVKSKSPPAAKNWAELLVNDVNEHMRRKDVKKAQARIAYLEAKLNQTGLADMKQVFYQLIESETRTVMLASAHNEYVFETIDPPVAPQDKSEPNRAFISVISTLVGGVFGVLIVFLLRVFRRN